In a genomic window of Allomeiothermus silvanus DSM 9946:
- a CDS encoding polysaccharide deacetylase family protein codes for MIIAEVLVLIILVYGVCDLLFRWMGIGAYAWGSRSSPKIALTFDDGPSEHTRSLLELLHRHGVKATFFVTGVQAERHPDLLEALRADGHQIESHGYWHRQAFFLWPWQEARHIQRVPGKLYRPPYGAHSPFTRLLARLHGKVVALWDLESKDWTDRPAEELAEYLILWCKPGSVLLLHDRYPLTLRILEIALPRLIELGYQPVRMDEMDLEPLGVRQGLQRAFQGYHERYFEKNRVERLGLEVFDLLSVGPTAFPGPAVPEAQPGVKAYEVHLDSVRSSALPTMALLRQTRRGFQLLAQRLEGEPEIRLVYGISYAAVGLKVFGFKLYPVSRLQTLITGIANLWFMWIYRGELPKRDLPLVQLAYITREELLARYGPREATAASPPPPPAEPQSPPA; via the coding sequence TTGATCATCGCGGAAGTGCTCGTTTTGATTATCTTGGTGTATGGCGTCTGTGACCTTCTTTTTCGCTGGATGGGCATCGGGGCGTACGCCTGGGGTTCGCGCTCGAGCCCCAAAATCGCCCTCACTTTCGATGACGGGCCCAGCGAACACACCCGGTCCTTGCTCGAGCTGCTGCACCGCCATGGGGTAAAAGCTACCTTTTTTGTCACCGGCGTTCAGGCCGAGCGGCACCCCGACTTGCTAGAAGCCCTGCGGGCCGATGGCCATCAGATCGAATCGCACGGCTACTGGCACCGCCAAGCGTTCTTCCTGTGGCCTTGGCAAGAAGCGCGGCACATCCAACGGGTTCCGGGCAAACTATACCGCCCCCCCTATGGAGCCCACTCCCCCTTCACCCGGCTTCTTGCCCGGCTCCACGGCAAAGTGGTGGCGCTATGGGACCTCGAGTCCAAGGACTGGACCGACCGACCTGCCGAAGAACTGGCCGAGTACCTCATCCTTTGGTGCAAGCCCGGCTCGGTGCTGCTGCTCCATGACCGGTATCCGCTTACCCTCAGGATCCTCGAGATCGCCCTGCCTCGGTTGATCGAGCTAGGGTACCAGCCGGTGCGGATGGACGAGATGGACCTCGAGCCTTTGGGAGTGCGCCAAGGCTTGCAACGGGCCTTCCAGGGCTACCACGAGCGCTATTTTGAGAAAAACCGGGTCGAGCGGCTGGGGCTCGAGGTCTTCGATCTCCTCTCGGTAGGGCCTACCGCGTTTCCCGGCCCCGCCGTACCCGAAGCCCAGCCCGGCGTAAAGGCCTACGAAGTCCACCTGGATTCGGTGCGCAGCTCGGCCCTACCCACTATGGCCCTCTTGCGGCAAACCCGTCGGGGCTTCCAGCTGCTGGCCCAGCGGCTCGAGGGCGAGCCGGAAATCCGCCTGGTCTATGGGATCAGCTACGCCGCGGTAGGGCTTAAAGTCTTCGGCTTCAAGCTGTACCCGGTCTCTCGGCTACAAACGCTCATCACCGGGATCGCCAACCTCTGGTTTATGTGGATCTACCGGGGGGAGCTTCCCAAGCGCGATCTGCCCCTGGTACAACTGGCCTACATCACCCGGGAAGAACTCCTGGCGCGCTACGGACCGCGCGAAGCCACTGCCGCTTCCCCACCCCCGCCACCCGCTGAACCGCAAAGCCCGCCTGCGTGA
- a CDS encoding MBL fold metallo-hydrolase, whose amino-acid sequence MHRLRVGKLEVYLLHDGEFWLDGGAMFGVVPKALWGRLTTPDAENRIRLCLRPMLVRSGKRWVLVETGLDRKPGEKFRRIYGLGDASPVLDQLSRLGLDPRDIDLVVNTHLHFDHAGLNTRWEGGKLLPTFPRARYLVQRRELEDARSPHERNRASYLPENVEPLLDSGHFELLEGEAEILPGVRLIPLPGHTLGQQGVVLECEGERLIYTADLIPTLLHAPLPYIMAYDLHPLTTLETRKRYYPVWLQENCLLVTPHDPQHPLGRLQVGEKGYHAVPVIPDRF is encoded by the coding sequence ATGCATCGTTTGCGCGTCGGAAAACTTGAGGTCTACTTGCTCCACGACGGAGAATTCTGGCTCGATGGTGGGGCCATGTTCGGGGTGGTGCCCAAAGCCCTGTGGGGTCGGCTTACCACCCCCGATGCGGAAAACCGGATTCGCCTGTGCCTCAGGCCCATGCTGGTTCGCTCGGGGAAACGCTGGGTGTTAGTCGAAACCGGCCTCGACCGCAAACCGGGGGAGAAGTTTCGCCGTATTTATGGTTTAGGAGATGCATCCCCAGTATTGGACCAGTTGTCCCGGCTCGGGCTCGACCCCCGCGACATTGACCTGGTGGTGAACACCCATCTCCACTTTGACCACGCCGGGCTCAATACTCGCTGGGAAGGGGGAAAACTCTTGCCTACCTTTCCCCGGGCCCGTTACCTGGTGCAGCGCCGCGAGCTCGAGGACGCCCGGTCCCCCCACGAGCGCAACCGGGCTAGCTACCTTCCGGAGAACGTCGAGCCGCTGCTGGATTCCGGCCACTTCGAGCTTTTGGAGGGTGAAGCCGAGATTCTCCCCGGAGTTCGGCTCATACCCCTGCCCGGTCACACCCTGGGCCAGCAGGGGGTGGTGCTGGAGTGTGAAGGAGAGCGACTGATCTACACCGCTGACTTGATACCCACCCTGTTGCACGCTCCGTTGCCCTACATCATGGCCTACGACCTGCATCCGCTGACCACCCTTGAGACGCGTAAACGCTACTATCCGGTTTGGCTCCAAGAGAACTGCTTACTGGTCACCCCCCACGACCCGCAACACCCCCTAGGTCGGTTGCAAGTAGGGGAGAAGGGGTATCACGCCGTACCGGTTATACCGGATCGGTTTTAG
- the trpA gene encoding tryptophan synthase subunit alpha, with the protein MTTHEAFMRALFQGRAALIPYATAGYPDRSGFSRMVEQLLPYADLLEIGLPYSDPLGDGPVIQRASETALRNGTTVRKVLEMVHEVRAQTDKPIYLMTYLNPVIATGPERFFHEFAQAGVTGLILPDLPPDEDPELVDLAHAAGLSTTFLLAPTSTDARIAAVAPYCTGFVYTVSVTGVTGVRDRLPDGLPELVGRIRQHTQVPTAIGFGISSEATARQAALAADGVVVASALIRAVEEGRALEPVLEDIRRGLQKHSVPWPG; encoded by the coding sequence ATGACCACCCACGAAGCTTTCATGCGAGCGCTTTTCCAAGGCCGGGCGGCGCTAATTCCCTACGCTACGGCAGGCTATCCCGACCGCAGCGGGTTTAGCCGGATGGTAGAACAGTTATTGCCCTATGCCGATTTGCTCGAAATCGGCCTGCCCTATTCCGACCCCCTGGGCGATGGCCCGGTGATTCAACGGGCCTCTGAGACGGCGCTCAGAAACGGCACGACCGTACGCAAGGTGCTGGAGATGGTGCACGAGGTACGTGCCCAGACCGACAAACCCATATACCTGATGACCTACCTCAACCCGGTTATCGCCACCGGCCCCGAGCGCTTCTTCCATGAGTTCGCCCAGGCCGGGGTCACCGGCCTGATCCTGCCTGATCTTCCCCCCGACGAGGATCCTGAGCTGGTAGATCTGGCCCACGCGGCGGGTCTTTCCACCACCTTTTTGCTAGCCCCCACCTCTACCGATGCCCGCATCGCCGCCGTAGCCCCCTACTGTACTGGCTTTGTATACACCGTTTCGGTGACCGGGGTGACCGGGGTACGGGATCGGCTGCCCGACGGGCTACCCGAGCTGGTAGGCCGCATTCGCCAGCACACCCAGGTTCCTACCGCCATCGGTTTCGGCATCTCGAGCGAGGCTACGGCGCGCCAGGCTGCCCTAGCCGCCGACGGAGTGGTGGTGGCGAGCGCCCTGATCCGGGCAGTGGAAGAGGGTAGAGCGCTGGAGCCGGTTCTAGAGGATATACGACGGGGTTTGCAAAAACATTCTGTCCCCTGGCCGGGGTAA
- the trpB gene encoding tryptophan synthase subunit beta has translation MNLPEYPLPDTRGRFGPYGGRYVPETLIPALEELTEAYVHFKHDPDFLQEYEYYLRHYVGRPSPLYYAANLTHHFGGARIYLKREDLNHTGAHKINNTLGQALLCKRMGKKRVIAETGAGQHGVSVATVAALLGLECVVYQGSEDVRRQALNVFRMKLLGAEVRPVESGTKTLKDATNEAIRDWVTNVRDTFYIIGSVVGPHPYPMMARDFQSVVGEEVKAQLREREGKSVPDAVVACVGGGSNAIGVFAPFAYLPQPERPRLIGVEAAGHGLGSGAHSASIGAGRRGVLHGAMMYLLYDEDGQIQPAHSVSAGLDYPGVGPEHSYYADAGVAEYVSVDDDEALEGFKLLSRLEGILPALESAHAIAYAAKLAPEMRPEQVIVINLSGRGDKDVVEVMRVLEERRAQNAKRPTRGGL, from the coding sequence ATGAACCTACCTGAATACCCCCTGCCCGACACCCGGGGGCGCTTCGGCCCCTACGGTGGGCGCTATGTACCGGAGACCCTAATCCCGGCTTTGGAAGAACTCACTGAGGCGTATGTGCACTTCAAGCATGATCCGGACTTCCTGCAGGAGTACGAGTACTACCTGCGGCACTATGTTGGCCGTCCCTCTCCCTTGTACTATGCCGCTAACCTCACCCACCACTTCGGTGGAGCCAGGATCTACCTAAAGCGTGAGGACTTGAACCACACTGGAGCGCACAAGATCAACAACACCTTGGGCCAAGCCCTCTTGTGCAAACGCATGGGCAAAAAGCGGGTCATCGCTGAGACCGGGGCGGGCCAGCATGGGGTCAGCGTGGCGACGGTGGCGGCTTTGTTGGGCCTCGAGTGCGTGGTCTATCAGGGGTCCGAGGACGTGCGCCGCCAGGCGTTGAACGTCTTTCGCATGAAGCTGTTGGGGGCCGAGGTGCGGCCGGTGGAATCGGGTACCAAGACCCTCAAAGACGCCACCAACGAGGCCATTCGGGACTGGGTGACCAACGTGCGGGACACCTTTTACATCATCGGCTCGGTGGTGGGGCCGCATCCTTATCCCATGATGGCCCGCGACTTTCAATCGGTCGTTGGGGAAGAGGTCAAAGCCCAGTTGCGGGAAAGGGAGGGAAAGTCTGTCCCCGATGCGGTAGTGGCTTGTGTGGGAGGTGGCTCAAACGCCATTGGGGTGTTCGCTCCCTTCGCGTACCTGCCCCAACCCGAACGGCCCCGGCTCATCGGGGTAGAAGCCGCCGGGCATGGCCTTGGCTCCGGGGCGCACTCGGCCAGCATCGGGGCCGGGCGGCGCGGGGTGCTGCATGGAGCGATGATGTACCTGCTCTACGACGAGGATGGGCAGATCCAGCCGGCCCACTCGGTCTCGGCAGGCCTCGATTACCCGGGGGTGGGACCCGAGCACTCCTACTACGCCGATGCGGGGGTGGCCGAGTACGTTTCCGTAGATGACGATGAGGCGCTCGAGGGGTTCAAGTTGCTTTCGCGGCTGGAGGGCATTCTGCCTGCGCTCGAGTCCGCCCACGCCATTGCCTACGCGGCCAAGCTGGCTCCGGAGATGCGCCCAGAACAAGTTATCGTTATCAACCTCTCAGGGCGGGGAGATAAGGATGTGGTAGAGGTGATGCGGGTGTTGGAGGAACGTCGGGCGCAAAACGCCAAACGCCCTACGCGGGGAGGATTATGA
- a CDS encoding response regulator translates to MAKVMIVDDSMADLKYAESILTAASHRVMLCPSSEGIEQQVISSKPDVILLDIVMPGRSGYEILRSLRRTEGAKDIPVVVISSKGQPTDIEWGKRQGAAEYLVKPYSADALKAAVEKVVAGG, encoded by the coding sequence ATGGCAAAGGTGATGATAGTTGACGACTCCATGGCCGATCTGAAGTATGCCGAATCGATTCTTACCGCAGCCTCACACCGGGTGATGCTGTGCCCCAGTAGCGAGGGAATCGAGCAACAGGTGATCTCCAGCAAACCCGATGTGATCTTGCTCGACATCGTGATGCCCGGGCGTAGCGGGTACGAGATCCTGCGGAGTCTGCGCCGCACCGAAGGGGCTAAAGATATCCCGGTGGTAGTCATTAGCTCTAAGGGGCAGCCCACCGACATCGAGTGGGGAAAGCGCCAAGGGGCGGCGGAGTATCTAGTCAAGCCTTATAGCGCAGATGCCCTCAAAGCCGCGGTGGAAAAAGTAGTGGCTGGTGGGTGA
- a CDS encoding glycosyltransferase has translation MRLYRVGLFTDMYLPGPNGVATSVYLLLRELRRMGHEAWVIAPQDPEAPDHEEGVVRVRSVPYPFFEGTRLAFPSPRKLPTDFEITHTHTPLGMGLWGMQIARRHELPHVSTFHTNYEKYAHYIPGLAVLDKYTGIMRRLGRAFYNRAEVVIAPTHPVKLLAEDYGIERPIRVIPTGIDTEILISAPEPPSPWPSGKRRLLTVGRLGKEKSFEVVIEAFAHIRQFCDAHLVHVGEGPEKESLQRLARNLGVLEHITWVGAVPYREVGGYYRLAELFLFASETETQGLVLWEAQAVGVPVVAVGAGGTLEGVEEGKSGYLVLPQDARGMALRALELLRDEEKRLKFAQAARNFADRRSARRIAEEIVACYDEASEILRAEPQRLIFPFPRLPRIEI, from the coding sequence GTGCGTTTGTATCGGGTAGGCCTCTTCACCGACATGTATCTGCCCGGCCCCAATGGGGTCGCCACCAGCGTATACCTTCTCTTGCGCGAGCTGCGCCGAATGGGGCACGAAGCCTGGGTGATCGCTCCCCAAGACCCCGAAGCCCCCGACCATGAGGAGGGGGTGGTACGGGTCAGGAGTGTGCCCTACCCCTTCTTCGAGGGGACCCGGCTGGCCTTCCCCAGCCCGCGTAAGCTCCCCACCGACTTCGAGATCACCCACACCCACACCCCGTTGGGAATGGGCCTATGGGGGATGCAGATCGCCCGACGCCACGAGCTACCCCATGTCTCGACCTTCCACACCAACTACGAGAAGTACGCCCACTACATCCCGGGGCTGGCAGTGCTGGACAAGTACACCGGGATCATGCGGCGGCTGGGTCGGGCTTTTTACAACCGGGCCGAGGTGGTGATCGCCCCTACCCACCCGGTCAAACTCCTGGCCGAGGACTACGGGATCGAACGCCCCATCCGGGTCATCCCCACCGGGATCGACACCGAAATCCTGATCTCGGCCCCCGAGCCTCCCTCACCTTGGCCTAGCGGAAAGCGCAGGCTGCTCACGGTGGGGCGGCTGGGCAAGGAGAAAAGCTTCGAGGTGGTAATCGAGGCCTTCGCCCACATTCGCCAATTCTGCGATGCCCACCTGGTCCATGTGGGCGAGGGACCCGAAAAGGAATCTTTGCAAAGGTTGGCCCGCAATCTGGGAGTCCTCGAGCACATCACCTGGGTAGGAGCCGTACCCTACCGCGAGGTGGGCGGATACTACCGTCTGGCTGAGCTATTTTTGTTCGCTAGCGAAACCGAAACCCAGGGTCTGGTACTCTGGGAGGCCCAGGCGGTAGGCGTGCCGGTGGTCGCGGTGGGAGCGGGAGGCACCCTGGAGGGCGTCGAGGAAGGTAAGAGCGGGTATCTGGTATTGCCCCAGGACGCCCGGGGGATGGCCCTGCGGGCGCTCGAGTTGCTGCGTGACGAGGAAAAGCGGCTCAAGTTCGCCCAAGCTGCCCGCAACTTCGCCGACCGGCGCAGCGCTCGGCGAATCGCCGAAGAGATCGTAGCCTGCTACGACGAGGCCAGCGAGATCCTGCGGGCCGAGCCCCAGCGGCTCATTTTCCCCTTCCCCCGCCTTCCGCGGATCGAGATCTGA
- a CDS encoding chemotaxis protein CheW, with amino-acid sequence MSNSPTVSRVCLFRLANHIFALDIRFVREVVEVGSVSPIPLAPAEVLGLFSVRGGILPLISLAALVGLADGAGSSRAVVVRHGERQVALAVTEVLGLETLEVLPLTNSSVSLGVPGEYLSGQVIWRSEPVPALAVPVILQVLAARVHGVDQRRAEGNQHQPALG; translated from the coding sequence ATGAGCAACTCGCCGACAGTATCCCGGGTCTGCCTGTTCCGGCTGGCCAACCATATCTTCGCACTGGATATCCGCTTTGTGCGTGAGGTGGTGGAAGTGGGATCAGTTTCCCCGATTCCGCTAGCTCCAGCCGAGGTCTTGGGGCTGTTCTCGGTACGCGGGGGGATCCTCCCCCTGATTAGTCTTGCTGCTTTGGTAGGCCTGGCCGATGGTGCGGGCTCGAGCCGGGCGGTGGTGGTACGTCATGGCGAGCGCCAAGTAGCCCTGGCAGTCACAGAGGTGCTGGGACTTGAGACCCTAGAGGTCTTGCCGTTGACGAACTCTTCGGTCAGCCTTGGCGTGCCCGGCGAGTATCTGAGCGGGCAGGTGATCTGGCGCAGTGAGCCGGTTCCGGCGCTCGCAGTGCCGGTCATACTCCAGGTCTTGGCTGCCCGGGTACACGGTGTAGACCAGCGGCGAGCTGAGGGTAATCAGCACCAGCCTGCGCTGGGCTGA
- a CDS encoding DNA-methyltransferase — protein sequence MKRIILAENLAYLQTLPDGAFPLIYIDPPFNTGRIQSRRRIRAKSDANGTRGGFGGRRYQVELLDSPVYADSHQDFLAFLEPRLQEGYRVLSENGSFFLHLDYREIHYAKVLMDQIFGRESFINEIIWAYDFGGRPKNRWPAKHDTILWYAKNPRRYTFHYTEIDRIPYMAPNLAGREKARRGKVPTDVWWQTIVPTNSKEKTGYPTQKPLKLLERIIRVHSNPGDIVLDFFAGSGTTGEAAARLGRGFVLVDHHPEAVQIMAQRLAFAKPELIGFTLAPSPSF from the coding sequence GTGAAGCGCATCATCTTGGCGGAGAACCTCGCTTACCTCCAAACCCTGCCGGACGGTGCTTTCCCGCTCATCTACATCGACCCGCCCTTCAACACCGGGCGGATTCAGTCGCGACGGCGGATCCGGGCCAAGTCTGATGCCAATGGCACTCGAGGTGGCTTTGGGGGCCGCCGCTACCAAGTTGAGCTGCTGGACTCCCCGGTCTATGCTGACTCCCACCAGGACTTCTTGGCTTTCCTCGAGCCCCGTTTGCAGGAAGGCTACCGGGTGCTCTCTGAGAACGGTTCGTTTTTCCTCCACCTGGATTACCGCGAGATCCACTACGCCAAAGTGCTGATGGATCAGATCTTCGGACGCGAGTCGTTCATCAACGAGATCATCTGGGCCTATGACTTCGGGGGCAGGCCTAAAAACCGCTGGCCCGCCAAGCACGACACCATCCTCTGGTACGCCAAGAACCCTCGGCGTTATACCTTCCACTACACCGAGATCGACCGCATCCCCTATATGGCTCCCAACCTGGCCGGGCGGGAGAAGGCCCGGCGCGGCAAGGTCCCTACCGACGTGTGGTGGCAGACCATCGTGCCTACCAACTCCAAGGAGAAGACCGGCTACCCCACCCAGAAACCCCTGAAGCTGCTCGAGCGCATCATCCGGGTGCACTCGAACCCCGGTGACATCGTACTGGACTTCTTCGCTGGCTCCGGTACTACCGGCGAGGCCGCAGCCCGGCTAGGGCGGGGTTTTGTGTTGGTGGATCACCACCCCGAAGCCGTGCAGATCATGGCTCAGCGGCTGGCCTTTGCCAAGCCCGAGTTGATTGGATTTACGCTAGCCCCATCCCCGAGCTTCTGA
- a CDS encoding MFS transporter — translation MRLRIARLLPWKITGLLPLLSFVLLLGLIEAVRSGFFAVYLPNFAKSSLGFSAAVWGASWTVHFLAESLFKGPGGYLVQRLGLGVATLIAGAAGLLALLLLPYISAPWMLWALTLLWGLSLSAVSPGLMTLSSRLARPGREGRALAYTTTLILPWAGVGFLLMAFLVPKDIGAAYTTLLIGQGLVILLSLPLLSFRERISLPKQEYYPWRQLVLFIPAAFGQTFAPAIISQLIQKFASNELGLGFLELGAVILVGGVVAFSSMGWLGRIPDRRGPKVPLIVGLSLMSATMLLVAQKPSFPQLLAIAALGGIGFALFVPSWNALVVRVLPQNNRAAVWGTLMMIEAWGTAAGPSVGGILWSTLGVTAPFYASAAAFLAVAVFYVFAVRREI, via the coding sequence ATGCGGCTTAGAATCGCACGCCTTTTGCCCTGGAAGATCACCGGGCTGCTGCCACTGCTCAGTTTTGTATTGCTCCTGGGGCTTATTGAGGCGGTGCGGAGCGGGTTTTTTGCAGTTTATCTGCCCAATTTTGCCAAAAGCAGCCTGGGTTTCAGCGCAGCCGTGTGGGGCGCCTCCTGGACGGTGCATTTTCTCGCCGAAAGCCTCTTTAAAGGACCGGGCGGCTACCTGGTGCAGCGCCTTGGCTTGGGCGTAGCCACGCTCATTGCCGGGGCCGCTGGGCTGTTGGCTTTGCTCTTGCTGCCTTATATCAGCGCTCCTTGGATGCTGTGGGCGTTGACCCTGCTATGGGGGCTTTCCCTCTCGGCGGTCTCCCCTGGCCTGATGACCCTCTCTAGCCGCCTGGCTCGGCCAGGGCGTGAAGGGCGGGCACTGGCCTACACCACCACCTTAATCTTGCCCTGGGCAGGGGTAGGGTTTTTGCTGATGGCCTTTTTGGTGCCTAAAGATATCGGAGCAGCCTACACCACCCTCCTGATCGGCCAGGGTCTGGTGATCTTGCTAAGCCTGCCGCTACTCAGCTTTCGTGAAAGAATTTCTCTACCAAAGCAGGAGTATTACCCTTGGCGGCAACTTGTGCTGTTTATCCCCGCCGCCTTTGGCCAGACCTTCGCTCCGGCCATCATCAGCCAGCTGATTCAAAAGTTTGCCTCCAACGAACTGGGGTTGGGGTTTCTTGAACTCGGAGCGGTTATCCTAGTCGGCGGGGTGGTAGCTTTTTCCAGTATGGGTTGGCTGGGCCGCATACCTGACCGCCGGGGGCCAAAGGTTCCGCTTATCGTGGGGCTTTCCCTTATGAGCGCCACCATGTTACTGGTGGCACAAAAGCCCAGCTTTCCCCAACTGCTCGCCATTGCAGCGTTAGGGGGTATTGGCTTTGCGCTGTTCGTCCCGAGCTGGAACGCCCTGGTAGTCAGGGTACTTCCACAAAACAACCGTGCTGCGGTCTGGGGTACTTTGATGATGATCGAAGCCTGGGGAACCGCCGCGGGCCCCTCGGTGGGGGGAATCCTATGGAGCACGCTGGGGGTAACCGCTCCTTTTTATGCTAGTGCAGCGGCTTTTCTCGCTGTAGCTGTGTTTTACGTCTTTGCGGTACGGAGGGAAATTTGA
- a CDS encoding glycosyltransferase family 2 protein, which yields MVTVSVVVPARNEEEFIGPCLESILAQKTKPHEIIVVNNGSKDRTAEIARSYPGVKVIDQPIPGLHIARQTGLLAATGEVVANTDADCIVQPAWIATIARAFRDPEVVEVYGTLEFYDAPWLDRMFSRYGYPLFIALTDKLGQPNTAGGNHAVRRSVAIEVGGYDVPYGEDLHLMLKLKQRGKIVYLPTARVLTSGRRLKAGRWKFFGTHFSNVMRRMLGLPENYGQDYYADRER from the coding sequence ATGGTAACGGTCAGCGTGGTGGTTCCGGCTAGGAACGAGGAAGAGTTCATCGGGCCTTGCCTGGAATCTATCCTCGCCCAAAAAACCAAGCCGCACGAGATTATCGTGGTCAACAATGGCAGCAAGGACCGCACCGCCGAGATCGCCCGCAGCTATCCGGGGGTCAAGGTAATTGACCAGCCCATCCCAGGCCTCCACATCGCCCGACAGACCGGGCTCTTGGCCGCTACTGGGGAGGTGGTCGCCAACACCGATGCCGACTGCATCGTGCAGCCCGCTTGGATCGCTACCATCGCCCGGGCCTTCCGCGACCCCGAGGTGGTTGAGGTGTACGGGACGCTCGAGTTTTACGACGCCCCTTGGCTGGACCGGATGTTCTCCCGCTACGGCTATCCCCTGTTCATAGCCCTCACCGACAAGCTGGGGCAACCCAACACCGCCGGGGGCAACCATGCCGTGCGGCGCAGCGTAGCTATCGAAGTCGGCGGCTACGATGTCCCCTACGGCGAAGACTTGCACCTGATGCTCAAGCTCAAGCAACGGGGAAAGATCGTCTACCTGCCCACTGCACGGGTGCTCACTTCGGGTAGACGGCTCAAGGCGGGGCGCTGGAAGTTCTTCGGCACCCACTTCAGCAACGTCATGCGGCGCATGTTGGGGCTGCCCGAAAACTATGGCCAGGACTACTACGCCGACCGGGAGCGATAG